The Streptomyces sp. V3I7 genome segment TGGAGACCTCCATGGCGACCGCCTCGACCCCGCGCTCGCGCATGACGGCGAACAGGGCCTGGAGGTCGGTGGCTTCGGGGGTGGTGCGCTCGGACTTGATGCGCTCGTCGCCGATGCGCATCTCGACCGTGCCGACCAGTCCGGTGGACCGGGCCGTACGCAGGCCGCCCTCGACGAGGTAGGCGGTGGTGGTCTTGCCGGAGGTGCCGGTGATCCCGATCTGGAGCAGATCGCGGCCCGGCCGGCCGTAGATGGTGGCCGCCAGTTCGCCCATCCCCGCGCGCGGGTCGTCGACCACCAGGACCGGCAGTCCGGTCGCGGCGGCGCGTTCGGCGCCGGCCGGGTCGGTCAGCACGGCGACCGCGCCGAGGCCGGCGGCCTGGGTGGCGAAGTCGGCGCCGTGCAGGCGGGCGCCCGGGAGGGCGGCGTACAGGTCGCCGGGACGGACGGCGCGCGAGTCATGGGTGATACCCGTGACGGCAGCGGCGGTCGCCGGCGTGGCGGCACCCAGCTGATCGGCGAGCTCCGCGAGTGGGGTGGCGGAGACCTGAACCGGTCGTGGCGGTCCCGGATATGTCACGGAAGCGCCCTTCTGGGTGGTTTGGGACTGATCAGCGTGTGGCACGGCGGTGAGCGTACCGGGCTCACCCGCTCCAGAGCTAAAAAGGGGCCCGCGCCCGGCGCTGGGGGGCGTGGAGCCGGAATGGTTCCCCGGCTCGGGAGTGATCGTTGTCACGACTGGTTCCTGTGCTCTTTCCCGACGTTCTGCTCAGGGCTTGTAGGCGACGGGCAGGTTCGCGGCCTTGGCGCCGGTGGGCGGGACCTGGAGGGTCTTCAGCGCGAACTCCATCACCTGCTTGTAGATGGGGCCGCAGATCTGACCGCCGAAGTAGCTGCCCTTGGTGGCGTTCTGGATGGCGCAGTAGACGGTGACGCGGGGCTTGTCCGCCGGGGCGAATCCGGCGAACGAGGAGGTGTAGCCGCGGTACTTGCCCGTGGCCGGATCCACGCGGTTGGCGGTGCCCGTCTTGCCCGCGACGCGGTAGCCGGGGATGCGGGCCTTGATGCCGGTGCCCTGCTCGTCGTCGACGACGGACTCCAGCATCTGGGCGAGGGTCTTCGCCGTCTTCTCGCTGACGACCCTTGTCCTCTCCGGCTGTGGGGCGGGCGCGAAGCGGCCGTCGGCGCCGCGCGTGCCGCGCACGAGGGTCGGCGCGATACGGACACCGCCGTTGGCGATCGTCGAGTAGACGGACGCCGCCTGCATCGCGTTGATGGAGAAGCCCTGGCCGAAAGGAATCGTGTACTGCTGCGAGGTGGACCAGGTGTTCGCGGGCGCCAGGATGCCCCGGGTCTCCCCGGGGAAGCCCAGTCCCGTGTACGCGCCGATGCCGAACTTGCGCAGGTACGAGGAGAGGACCTTGTTGGCCTCCGGCTGGCTCTTTCCGAGCTGACCGGTGGCCAGGATGGTGCCGATGTTGCTCGACTTGGCGAGCACGCCGTTGAGCGTGAGGTGCCAGGTCGGATGGTCGACGTCGTCCTGGAAGAGCCGGTCGCCGCGGTGCAGCCGGTTGGGGACCACGACGTGGGTGAACGGGGTGGCCGCGTTCTCCTCCAGGACGGCCGCCATCGACATGACCTTGGCGGTCGAACCGGGCTCGAAGGCGTCCTGGAGGGCCGCGTTGCCCATGGCCAGGGGGTTCGCCTTCGAGAGGTCGTTGGGGTCGAAGCCGGGCGAGTCCGCCATGGCGAGGATCTCGCCGGTGCGGGTGTCCTGGACGATCACGTAGCCGCGGTCGGCCTTGGACTTCCTGACCTGCTCGCTGATGGCGTTCTGTGCCGCCCACTGGATGTCGCGGTCGAGGGTGAGCTCGACGTCGGCGCCGGACACGGCGGGGGTCTCGGTGGAGCCCACGGTGGGCACCTGGCGCCCGCCGGACTGGGCGTAGCGGACCTTGCCGTCCTTGCCGGACAGCTGCTTGTCCAGCTGCTGCTCGATCCCGCCGCCGCCCTTGCCCTCGGCGTTGACCCAGCCCAGCGTCCCGGCGGCGAGGTCGCCATTGGGGTACACGCGCTGGCTGCTGGGGTCGCAGAAGACGCCGGCGAGGACGTTGGCGGCGCTCTTGTCGTGCTGCGCCTTCTGGGCGAGCGCGTTCTTCAGGTCCTTGATCTGCTTCCAGACCTGCGGGGTCTGGCGTGCGGCGAGCTTGACGTAGCGTGCGTTCTTGTTGCTCGGCCGGAGCTTGTGGACCAGGTCGGCCTGCTCCTGGCCGAGGATGGGCGCGAGGAGCGCGGCGGCCCGCTCGGGGCCGTCGTCGATGCCCAGCTGCCTGCGGTTGAACATCGTCGGGTCGGCGGTGATGTCGTTGGCGTCCTCGCTGATCGCGAGGGCCACCCCGGAGCGGTCGGTGATCCCGCCGCGCTCGGCGGTGATGGTGTGGACGACATAGCGGTTCTGCTCGGCCTTGGCGGCGTACGCGCTGGCGTCGACGGCCTGCACCTGGAGCAGCCGTACGAAGAAGACGAGCAGCACCAGCGTCAGACCGAGCCCGACCATGCGCAGCCGCGGCCGCGGACTGCCGAGCCGGAGGCTGCGGGGCCCCGGGGGCCGCCCCCCGCCGGGCCGCCGCACCGGCCGCGCCCCGTTACGGGGACGGGGAGGCCGCGGAGGACGGGCCGGACCGGGCACACGGCGACGCGGCGGATTCCTGTCGGGCACTTGCGTCACCTGCCGGGAGTCGGGGTCGTGGCGAACCGGGGAGCGGTTACCGAGGCACTCCGGCCCCTGCTTCCCGCCCGACGCACACCGGAACCCACCGGCCGCCCGCCACCGCTCGCGCGGCGGAGCGGCATCGCGGGACCGGACACACGGCGGCACGGCGGACACCCGCCGCCGCTTCCGCAGCGGAGCGGCATGGCCGGACCGGGCACCCGGCGACGCGGCGGATTCCTGTCGGGCACTTGCGTCACCTGCCGGGTGTCGTGGGCGGGGTGGAGCTCGGGGCGGTGGGGGCCTGCGGGCGTGCCGACGAGGAGGCGGCGGGGGCCGGGCCGGCCGGGGGCTGCTGCGACGGGCCGGCCGGGGACTGCGTCGGCGCGGCGGACTGGGTGAGCGCCTCGGGGGCCGGCGGCTGGGACGGGCGGGGTGCGGACTGGGGGGCGGCGGGGCTGGGGGCGCCCTTGACGGAGCCGTCGGGGGCGAGGAAGGCGGGGTCACCGCCGGGCACCATGCCCAGTTCGCGGGCGCGGCGCTGGAGGGCGTCGGGCGCGGAGTAGGCGTCGATACCGCGCTGGAGGGCCTGCTCCTCG includes the following:
- a CDS encoding penicillin-binding protein 2, giving the protein MPDRNPPRRRVPGPARPPRPPRPRNGARPVRRPGGGRPPGPRSLRLGSPRPRLRMVGLGLTLVLLVFFVRLLQVQAVDASAYAAKAEQNRYVVHTITAERGGITDRSGVALAISEDANDITADPTMFNRRQLGIDDGPERAAALLAPILGQEQADLVHKLRPSNKNARYVKLAARQTPQVWKQIKDLKNALAQKAQHDKSAANVLAGVFCDPSSQRVYPNGDLAAGTLGWVNAEGKGGGGIEQQLDKQLSGKDGKVRYAQSGGRQVPTVGSTETPAVSGADVELTLDRDIQWAAQNAISEQVRKSKADRGYVIVQDTRTGEILAMADSPGFDPNDLSKANPLAMGNAALQDAFEPGSTAKVMSMAAVLEENAATPFTHVVVPNRLHRGDRLFQDDVDHPTWHLTLNGVLAKSSNIGTILATGQLGKSQPEANKVLSSYLRKFGIGAYTGLGFPGETRGILAPANTWSTSQQYTIPFGQGFSINAMQAASVYSTIANGGVRIAPTLVRGTRGADGRFAPAPQPERTRVVSEKTAKTLAQMLESVVDDEQGTGIKARIPGYRVAGKTGTANRVDPATGKYRGYTSSFAGFAPADKPRVTVYCAIQNATKGSYFGGQICGPIYKQVMEFALKTLQVPPTGAKAANLPVAYKP
- a CDS encoding septum formation initiator family protein, which encodes MRRKPELRGRAARLARLLPSGSGQAARTPFVLLVVLLLGGGLIGLLVLNSALSEGSFQLDDLQKQTKSLTDEEQALQRGIDAYSAPDALQRRARELGMVPGGDPAFLAPDGSVKGAPSPAAPQSAPRPSQPPAPEALTQSAAPTQSPAGPSQQPPAGPAPAASSSARPQAPTAPSSTPPTTPGR